One Mycolicibacterium fortuitum subsp. fortuitum genomic window carries:
- a CDS encoding MCE family protein yields the protein MTRNVGPGPAHRSETTSAAAPVAARPGRSFGAQGSARPLAGLATVVAIGLIFGLAVALFRGSFTKTEPITLISDRAGLVMNPDAKVKMRGVQVGTVSSIEQRADGKAVLHLAMNPSQLRLIPSNVQADIASTTVFGAKYVQLVAPDNPSSEKLRPGQTLQGDHVTVEMNTVFQQLTNVLDKIDPAKLNETLGALSSAFSGRGEAMGQSLSDFDAVLKKIEPSLPNLTGDIESMAAVSRAYGDAAPDLLRTVENTNKLSDSIVAEQQNLDNFLVSSIGLADTGNEVIGGNRQALSTTLNLLAPTTDLLNEYAPGIECGLKGMMYLYHQPPQMEPGVVVNVAFTLGIERYRYPQNLPKVAAKGGPHCMGLPYIGFGNKAKYLVTDTNANPFKYGNQGILLNSDGLKQILFGPLDGPPRNTMQIGQPG from the coding sequence TTGACACGAAATGTTGGACCGGGCCCAGCCCACCGGTCCGAAACCACAAGTGCCGCAGCGCCCGTAGCAGCCCGCCCCGGCCGCAGCTTCGGTGCTCAGGGCTCTGCGCGGCCACTGGCCGGGCTGGCGACCGTGGTCGCGATAGGACTGATCTTCGGTCTGGCGGTCGCCCTGTTCCGCGGCAGCTTCACCAAGACCGAGCCCATCACCTTGATCTCGGACCGCGCCGGCCTGGTGATGAACCCGGACGCCAAGGTGAAGATGCGGGGCGTGCAGGTGGGCACCGTCAGCTCCATCGAGCAGCGCGCCGACGGCAAGGCTGTGCTGCACCTGGCGATGAATCCCTCTCAGCTGCGTCTGATTCCAAGTAACGTTCAGGCTGACATCGCCTCGACCACGGTGTTCGGCGCCAAATATGTCCAACTCGTCGCGCCGGACAATCCCTCGTCCGAGAAGCTGCGTCCGGGCCAGACCCTGCAGGGTGACCACGTCACCGTGGAGATGAACACGGTCTTCCAGCAGCTCACCAATGTGCTTGACAAGATCGACCCGGCCAAGCTCAACGAGACCCTGGGTGCGTTGTCGTCAGCCTTCTCCGGCCGCGGCGAGGCGATGGGGCAGTCGCTGTCCGACTTCGACGCGGTACTGAAGAAGATCGAGCCGAGCCTGCCCAACCTGACCGGGGACATCGAGAGCATGGCCGCTGTATCGCGGGCCTACGGGGACGCGGCACCGGACCTGCTCAGGACCGTCGAGAACACCAACAAGCTGAGTGACAGCATCGTGGCCGAGCAGCAGAACCTAGACAACTTCTTGGTCAGCTCCATCGGTCTCGCCGACACCGGCAACGAGGTCATCGGCGGCAACCGGCAGGCGCTGAGCACCACGCTGAACCTGTTGGCGCCCACCACCGATCTGCTGAACGAGTACGCCCCGGGCATCGAGTGTGGTCTCAAGGGCATGATGTACCTGTACCACCAACCGCCTCAGATGGAACCCGGCGTGGTGGTCAATGTGGCCTTCACGCTGGGTATCGAGCGTTACCGCTACCCGCAGAATCTGCCGAAGGTGGCGGCCAAAGGCGGCCCGCACTGCATGGGCCTGCCGTACATCGGCTTCGGTAACAAGGCCAAGTACCTGGTCACCGATACCAATGCCAATCCGTTCAAGTACGGAAACCAGGGCATCCTGCTCAATTCCGACGGACTCAAGCAGATCCTGTTCGGCCCGCTCGACGGTCCGCCACGTAACACCATGCAGATCGGACAACCGGGATGA
- a CDS encoding MlaE family ABC transporter permease produces MGTMTILRSTYPRVTRQFNKPVSTLSRIGDHTLFYLKALAGTPHAAMHYRKELVRLIAEISMGAGTLAMIGGTVVIVGFLTLATGGVLAIQGYSSLGNIGIEALTGFLAAFINVRIAAPVVAGIGLAATFGAGVTAQLGAMRINEEIDALESMAIRPVEYLVSTRIVAGMIAITPLYAIAVILSFLASQFTTVVLLGQSGGLYDHYFTTFLNPIDLLWSFLQAVLMAITILLIHTYFGYFASGGPSGVGVAVGNAVRTSLIVVVSVTLLVSLSVYGSNGNFNLSG; encoded by the coding sequence ATGGGAACCATGACGATCCTGCGGTCGACCTATCCGAGGGTGACGCGGCAATTCAACAAGCCGGTGTCGACACTGAGCCGGATCGGCGATCACACGCTGTTCTACCTCAAGGCCCTGGCGGGCACACCGCACGCTGCCATGCATTATCGCAAGGAACTGGTCCGGCTGATCGCCGAAATCAGCATGGGTGCAGGCACATTGGCGATGATCGGCGGCACCGTCGTCATCGTAGGTTTTCTTACCCTGGCCACCGGCGGTGTGCTCGCGATCCAGGGTTACTCCTCACTGGGGAATATCGGGATCGAGGCCCTGACCGGCTTTTTGGCTGCGTTCATCAATGTCCGCATCGCCGCGCCCGTAGTGGCAGGTATCGGGTTGGCGGCCACTTTCGGTGCAGGTGTCACCGCCCAGCTCGGGGCGATGCGGATCAACGAGGAGATCGACGCGCTGGAATCCATGGCGATCAGGCCGGTCGAATACCTGGTCTCCACCCGCATTGTGGCCGGAATGATCGCCATCACGCCGCTTTACGCCATCGCGGTGATCCTGTCCTTCCTGGCCTCCCAGTTCACCACCGTGGTGCTACTCGGGCAGTCAGGCGGTCTGTACGACCACTACTTCACGACGTTCCTCAATCCGATCGACCTGCTCTGGTCATTCCTGCAGGCCGTCCTGATGGCCATCACCATCCTGCTGATCCACACCTACTTCGGCTATTTCGCCTCTGGCGGGCCGTCCGGGGTCGGGGTGGCGGTCGGTAACGCCGTACGTACGTCGCTGATCGTCGTGGTCTCGGTGACCCTGCTGGTGTCACTGTCGGTCTACGGCTCCAACGGAAACTTCAACCTGTCGGGTTAG
- a CDS encoding MlaE family ABC transporter permease — MADKWSTGVSLRSISGPMQAVGALFAMSLDAFRFIFKRPFQGREFLEQCWFVARVSMAPTLLVAIPFTVLVSFTLNILLRELGAADLSGAGAAFGAVTQLGPMVTVLIVAGAGATAMCADLGSRTIREEIDAMEVLGINPIQRLVTPRMLASGLVALLLNSLVVIIGILGGYVFSVFIQDVNPGAFAAGITLLTGVPEVIISCVKAALFGLIAGLVACYRGLTITGGGAKAVGNAVNETVVYAFMALFVINVVVTAIGIRMTAH; from the coding sequence ATGGCGGATAAATGGTCGACCGGGGTTTCGCTGCGCAGTATCTCGGGTCCGATGCAGGCAGTCGGAGCGTTGTTCGCGATGTCGCTGGACGCCTTCCGGTTCATCTTCAAGCGGCCGTTCCAGGGACGGGAGTTCCTGGAACAGTGCTGGTTCGTAGCCCGGGTGTCGATGGCACCGACACTGCTGGTGGCGATTCCGTTCACCGTGCTGGTGAGTTTCACCCTCAACATCCTGCTTCGGGAGTTGGGTGCGGCCGATCTGTCGGGTGCCGGAGCTGCGTTCGGCGCGGTGACCCAGCTGGGTCCCATGGTGACGGTGCTGATCGTCGCCGGCGCCGGGGCCACCGCGATGTGTGCGGATCTGGGCTCACGCACGATCCGCGAGGAGATCGACGCGATGGAGGTGCTGGGTATCAATCCGATCCAGCGTCTGGTCACCCCCAGGATGCTGGCCTCGGGTCTGGTGGCGCTCCTGCTGAACAGCCTCGTGGTGATCATCGGCATTCTGGGTGGCTACGTGTTCTCGGTGTTCATTCAGGACGTGAACCCGGGTGCGTTCGCGGCCGGGATCACGCTGTTGACCGGGGTGCCCGAGGTGATCATCTCCTGTGTCAAGGCGGCGCTGTTCGGTCTGATCGCGGGGCTGGTCGCCTGCTACCGCGGTCTGACGATCACCGGTGGCGGCGCCAAGGCGGTCGGTAATGCGGTGAACGAGACGGTCGTATACGCCTTCATGGCGTTGTTCGTGATCAATGTGGTCGTCACGGCCATCGGTATCCGCATGACGGCGCACTGA
- a CDS encoding CaiB/BaiF CoA transferase family protein → MYGFVPSAGAVLGEWGADVIKVEHAVTGDPQRGLRQTGPLRVEGDPNPNIEHANRGKRSIGLDMSVPEGREILLELAKRADVFLTSFLPGHRGKFGIDVDDIRAVNPKIIYARGSALGPRGEESVKGGYDMTAFWCRAGTAATITPAGMEGMIAPPGPAYGDTISGTNLAGGIAAALFKRERTGEPSIVDVSLLGSGLWSMGHTVALTQHLNQLMVTPPPGVHGSPINPLVGLYGTADDRYISFVMMQPTKFWADVCRHMDLEQYIDDPRFATAESFAENTPDAVEILTGAMKKRTLPEWSERFATLAGPWAPVQDTLQAAQDSQIRANEYLVQAGELELVANPVQFDVTAPSTGPAPGFAEQTDDILGELGLDWDRIIELKTVGAVT, encoded by the coding sequence ATGTACGGATTCGTCCCCTCGGCCGGGGCCGTGCTGGGGGAGTGGGGTGCCGACGTCATCAAGGTCGAGCACGCCGTCACCGGTGACCCGCAGCGTGGCCTGCGGCAGACCGGGCCCTTGCGCGTCGAAGGCGATCCCAATCCGAATATCGAGCATGCCAACCGCGGCAAACGCAGCATCGGACTCGACATGTCGGTGCCGGAAGGGCGTGAGATCCTGCTGGAACTGGCGAAGAGGGCCGACGTGTTCCTCACCAGCTTCCTGCCCGGGCACCGCGGGAAGTTCGGTATCGATGTCGACGACATCCGCGCGGTGAACCCGAAGATCATCTACGCCCGCGGCAGTGCTCTCGGTCCCCGCGGCGAGGAGTCGGTCAAGGGTGGCTACGACATGACCGCGTTCTGGTGCCGGGCCGGCACGGCCGCCACGATCACCCCGGCCGGGATGGAGGGAATGATCGCGCCCCCGGGACCGGCCTACGGTGACACCATCTCGGGCACGAACCTCGCCGGCGGCATCGCCGCGGCGCTGTTCAAGCGCGAGCGCACCGGTGAGCCGTCGATTGTGGACGTGTCGCTGCTCGGCAGCGGTCTGTGGTCGATGGGCCACACAGTGGCGCTGACCCAGCACCTGAACCAGCTGATGGTGACGCCACCGCCCGGGGTGCACGGCTCGCCGATCAACCCGCTCGTGGGCCTCTACGGCACGGCCGATGATCGTTACATCTCCTTCGTGATGATGCAGCCGACCAAGTTCTGGGCTGATGTGTGCCGGCACATGGATCTCGAGCAGTACATCGACGATCCGAGATTCGCCACTGCGGAATCGTTCGCGGAGAACACACCTGACGCGGTCGAGATCCTCACCGGGGCGATGAAGAAACGCACTTTGCCCGAGTGGAGCGAGCGATTCGCCACACTGGCCGGGCCGTGGGCGCCGGTGCAGGACACCCTGCAGGCGGCACAGGATTCCCAGATCCGGGCCAACGAGTACCTGGTGCAGGCAGGCGAGCTTGAGTTGGTGGCCAACCCGGTGCAATTCGACGTCACGGCGCCGAGCACCGGACCGGCCCCCGGTTTCGCCGAACAGACCGATGACATCCTGGGCGAACTGGGTCTGGACTGGGATCGGATCATCGAACTCAAGACCGTCGGCGCTGTTACGTAG
- a CDS encoding aldehyde dehydrogenase family protein produces MQQEAPTIAQEQRADRKLLIGGELRETPRTFPSVNPATGEVFGYAPDATVADAQTAVAAARHAFDNTDWSTNTELRVHCLEQLHRALLEHRDELAALTTTEVGATAALCAGAQLDGPIDIVRYYADLLKTYPLTEDLGNIESRGMQHHRWVEKEAAGVVAAIIAYNYPNQLALAKLAPALAAGCTVVLKSAPDTPLITLALGELIANHTDIPAGVVNVLSGADPEVGAVLTTSPDVDMVTFTGSTPTGRRIMAAASETLKKVFLELGGKSAAIVLDDADFNTAAVFSAFSMVTHAGQGCALTSRLLVPAKHKDEIVELIKTNFSHVRFGDPTDPKTYMGPLISEKQRDKVDGMVKRAVEAGATLVTGGEKVDPGYFYTPTLLADVDPDSEIAQEEVFGPVLAVISYEDDDDAVRIANNSIYGLSGAVFGSEDRALAVARRIRTGTFSINGGNYFSPDSPFGGYKQSGIGREMGTAGLEEFMEAKTFARVVS; encoded by the coding sequence ATGCAGCAGGAAGCGCCGACCATCGCGCAAGAACAGCGGGCTGACCGGAAGTTGTTGATCGGCGGAGAGCTGCGCGAGACGCCGCGGACGTTTCCTTCCGTCAATCCAGCTACCGGTGAGGTGTTCGGCTACGCGCCGGACGCCACCGTCGCCGACGCCCAGACTGCCGTGGCCGCGGCTCGGCACGCGTTCGACAACACCGACTGGTCCACCAATACAGAACTGCGGGTCCATTGCCTGGAGCAGCTACACCGGGCTCTGCTCGAGCATCGCGACGAACTGGCCGCACTGACCACCACCGAGGTGGGGGCCACCGCGGCCCTGTGCGCCGGCGCGCAGCTGGACGGTCCGATCGACATCGTTCGGTACTACGCGGACCTGCTGAAGACCTACCCGCTGACCGAAGATCTCGGGAACATCGAGAGCCGCGGCATGCAGCACCACAGGTGGGTGGAGAAGGAAGCGGCCGGAGTGGTGGCCGCGATCATCGCCTACAACTATCCCAATCAGCTGGCCCTGGCCAAGCTCGCACCTGCGCTGGCTGCAGGTTGCACGGTCGTGCTCAAGTCCGCTCCGGACACTCCGTTGATCACGCTCGCGCTCGGTGAGCTGATCGCCAACCACACCGATATCCCCGCAGGTGTCGTCAACGTCCTGTCGGGCGCCGATCCCGAGGTGGGCGCGGTGCTCACCACGAGCCCGGACGTCGACATGGTCACCTTCACCGGCTCGACCCCCACTGGCCGGCGCATCATGGCCGCCGCCAGTGAGACCTTGAAGAAGGTGTTCCTGGAACTCGGCGGCAAGTCCGCAGCGATCGTGCTCGACGACGCCGACTTCAATACCGCGGCAGTGTTCTCGGCCTTCAGCATGGTCACCCACGCCGGTCAGGGCTGCGCGCTGACCTCGCGGCTGCTGGTGCCGGCCAAGCACAAGGACGAGATCGTCGAGTTGATCAAGACGAACTTCAGTCACGTGCGGTTTGGCGATCCGACAGATCCCAAGACCTACATGGGACCGCTGATCAGTGAGAAGCAGCGCGACAAGGTCGACGGCATGGTCAAGCGCGCCGTGGAGGCCGGGGCCACCCTGGTTACCGGCGGTGAGAAGGTCGACCCGGGCTACTTCTATACGCCGACACTGCTGGCCGATGTCGATCCCGACAGCGAGATCGCTCAGGAGGAGGTCTTCGGCCCTGTGCTGGCCGTGATCTCCTACGAGGACGACGACGATGCCGTGCGGATCGCCAACAACTCGATCTACGGGCTCTCCGGCGCGGTGTTCGGCAGCGAGGACCGTGCGCTGGCCGTGGCCCGCCGCATCCGCACCGGAACGTTCTCGATCAACGGCGGCAACTACTTCAGTCCGGACAGTCCGTTCGGCGGGTACAAGCAGTCGGGTATCGGCCGGGAGATGGGCACCGCGGGACTCGAAGAGTTCATGGAGGCCAAGACGTTTGCGCGGGTCGTCTCGTGA
- a CDS encoding SDR family NAD(P)-dependent oxidoreductase — MKNAVVTGGGSGIGAAIAARLRADGLNVAVLDLQPSDDEFAHVADVTDRAAVDTALNAVRAQLGPISVLVNAAGLDCFKRFTDVSFDKWQQIIDVNLNGVFHCVQAVLPDMLEAGWGRIVNISSSSTHSGQPFMSPYVAAKSAVNGLTKSLALELGPSGITVNAVPPGFIDTPMLRKAEGKGFLGDTEKQIEQTPVRRMGKPEDIAAACAFFVSDEASYITGQILGVNGGRNT; from the coding sequence ATGAAGAATGCCGTCGTCACCGGAGGAGGTTCGGGTATCGGAGCGGCCATCGCCGCCCGGCTGCGCGCCGACGGCCTCAACGTCGCGGTGCTCGACCTGCAGCCGTCCGATGACGAATTCGCCCACGTCGCCGACGTGACGGACCGGGCCGCCGTCGACACTGCGCTGAACGCGGTCCGCGCCCAACTCGGACCGATCTCAGTACTGGTGAACGCCGCCGGCCTGGACTGCTTCAAGCGCTTCACCGACGTCTCGTTCGACAAGTGGCAGCAGATCATCGACGTCAACCTCAACGGCGTATTCCACTGCGTGCAGGCGGTGCTGCCCGACATGCTCGAGGCGGGCTGGGGCCGGATCGTCAACATCTCGTCATCTAGCACCCATTCGGGCCAGCCGTTCATGTCGCCCTACGTCGCAGCGAAGTCCGCGGTGAACGGCTTGACGAAGAGCCTGGCGCTGGAGCTTGGTCCGAGCGGCATCACGGTAAACGCCGTACCGCCAGGTTTCATCGACACTCCCATGCTCCGCAAGGCCGAAGGCAAGGGCTTCCTCGGCGACACCGAAAAGCAGATCGAGCAGACCCCGGTGCGGCGAATGGGCAAGCCGGAAGACATCGCCGCCGCCTGCGCATTCTTCGTCTCCGACGAGGCGAGCTACATCACCGGCCAGATTCTTGGCGTCAACGGCGGCCGGAACACCTGA
- a CDS encoding mycofactocin-coupled SDR family oxidoreductase → MGRVEGKVAFITGAARGQGRSHAIRLAEEGADIIAVDICKNYDTVGYAMATAEDLEETKNYVEKTGRRIVTAQADVRNEAELRAALDAGLAEFGKLDIVVAQAGIAAMKGQPAMQAWTDGINTNFVGTINAIQVALPHLKEGASIIATASAAALMDAHSKPNPGADPGGMGYMVSKRLISEYVHALATELAVRGIRANVIHPTNCNTNMLQSEPMYRSFRPDLENPTRADAEPVFGVQQAMKVNFIEPEDISNAVLWLASEESRYVTGMQLRVDAGGYLKWYDYHV, encoded by the coding sequence GTGGGACGTGTAGAGGGCAAGGTCGCATTCATCACCGGCGCAGCACGCGGCCAGGGCCGCAGCCACGCGATCCGGTTGGCCGAAGAAGGCGCCGACATCATCGCGGTCGACATCTGTAAGAACTACGACACCGTCGGCTATGCGATGGCGACGGCAGAAGACCTCGAAGAGACCAAGAACTACGTCGAGAAGACCGGCCGGCGCATCGTCACCGCCCAGGCCGACGTCCGCAACGAGGCCGAGTTGCGGGCCGCGCTGGACGCAGGACTCGCGGAGTTCGGCAAGCTCGACATCGTCGTGGCCCAGGCCGGCATCGCCGCCATGAAGGGCCAGCCCGCGATGCAAGCCTGGACCGACGGCATCAACACCAACTTCGTCGGCACCATCAACGCCATCCAGGTCGCGCTGCCGCACCTCAAGGAAGGCGCTTCGATCATCGCCACGGCATCGGCCGCAGCTCTCATGGACGCCCACAGCAAGCCCAATCCCGGTGCCGATCCGGGCGGCATGGGCTACATGGTGTCCAAGCGGCTGATCTCCGAATACGTCCATGCGCTGGCCACCGAGTTGGCCGTGCGCGGCATCCGGGCCAACGTCATCCACCCGACCAACTGCAACACCAACATGCTGCAGAGCGAGCCGATGTACCGCTCTTTCCGGCCCGACCTGGAGAACCCCACCCGCGCCGACGCCGAGCCGGTCTTCGGCGTGCAACAAGCCATGAAGGTCAACTTCATCGAGCCCGAAGACATCAGCAACGCGGTGCTCTGGCTGGCCTCCGAAGAGTCCCGGTACGTCACCGGCATGCAACTGCGCGTCGATGCCGGCGGCTACCTCAAGTGGTACGACTACCACGTGTGA
- a CDS encoding ferredoxin: MKVSVDASRCQGHTLCSMIAPDSFVLDDVDGHASPVSDVVPADQEDAVREAAHSCPEQAIVIED, encoded by the coding sequence GTGAAGGTTTCGGTCGATGCCAGTCGCTGCCAGGGCCACACCCTGTGCTCGATGATCGCGCCCGACTCGTTCGTCCTCGACGACGTCGACGGTCACGCGTCACCGGTTTCCGACGTGGTACCCGCGGATCAGGAGGACGCGGTCCGCGAGGCCGCGCATTCCTGCCCTGAGCAAGCCATCGTCATCGAAGATTGA
- a CDS encoding cytochrome P450, whose protein sequence is MSIDDVTTDDDRKKNNYHFDRHTPEYRLQFEKITEEMQSRCPIAWTDVYNGHWVAADSKHVFELARCPVVSNHHDISGETPFQGITIPKASRATVVRGGILEMDEPEHSAYRGALNPYLSPAAIKRWVPFVDEITRAALDEHIESGEIDFVEHLANVVPAVFTLAMMGIELKKWNVYSEPTHASVYTPEHSPDREKINEQHREMGIDIINNMMEIRENPRPGLVNAMLQLRIDGEPAPDMEILGNLGLVIGGGFDTTTALTAHALEWLGQHPDERTRLSEERATLLDPATEEFLRFFTPAPGDGRTFSEDVEVEGQQFKQYERLWLSWAMANRDPAVFEKPNEIILDRKGNRHFSFGIGVHRCVGSNVARTVFKSMLTAVLDRMPDYECDPEGTVHYDTIGVIQGMRNLPARFTPGKKLGPGLDETLEKLQRICNEQELARPITERKEAAVID, encoded by the coding sequence GTGAGTATCGACGATGTCACGACCGACGACGACCGCAAGAAGAACAACTATCACTTCGACCGGCACACGCCGGAATACCGGTTGCAGTTCGAAAAGATCACCGAAGAGATGCAGTCCCGCTGCCCCATTGCATGGACCGACGTCTACAACGGGCACTGGGTGGCGGCCGACAGCAAGCATGTCTTCGAACTGGCCCGCTGCCCGGTCGTCTCGAACCATCACGACATCAGCGGCGAGACCCCCTTCCAGGGCATCACGATTCCGAAGGCCAGCCGTGCGACCGTCGTCCGCGGCGGCATCCTGGAGATGGACGAGCCGGAGCACAGCGCCTACCGCGGTGCGCTGAATCCGTACCTGTCCCCTGCCGCGATCAAGCGGTGGGTGCCGTTCGTCGACGAGATCACCCGCGCCGCACTCGACGAGCACATCGAGTCCGGCGAGATCGATTTCGTCGAACATCTGGCCAACGTGGTGCCGGCGGTGTTCACCCTCGCCATGATGGGAATCGAGCTCAAGAAGTGGAACGTCTACAGCGAGCCCACCCATGCTTCGGTGTACACCCCCGAACACTCCCCCGATCGCGAGAAGATCAATGAGCAGCATCGCGAGATGGGCATCGACATCATCAACAACATGATGGAGATCCGGGAGAACCCGCGGCCCGGTCTGGTCAATGCGATGCTGCAGCTCCGTATCGATGGTGAGCCGGCCCCGGATATGGAGATCCTCGGCAACCTCGGCCTGGTGATCGGCGGCGGCTTCGACACCACCACCGCACTGACCGCGCATGCCCTGGAATGGCTGGGCCAGCACCCGGATGAGCGGACCCGGCTGAGCGAGGAGCGCGCCACACTGCTCGACCCGGCCACCGAGGAGTTCCTGCGTTTCTTCACGCCCGCGCCCGGTGACGGCCGGACATTCTCCGAAGACGTCGAGGTCGAAGGGCAGCAGTTCAAGCAGTACGAGCGGCTCTGGCTGTCCTGGGCCATGGCCAACCGTGACCCGGCCGTGTTCGAGAAGCCCAACGAGATCATCCTGGACCGAAAAGGCAACCGGCACTTCAGCTTCGGCATCGGAGTGCACCGCTGCGTGGGTTCCAACGTGGCCCGCACCGTGTTCAAGTCGATGCTCACCGCAGTGCTGGACCGGATGCCCGATTACGAGTGCGATCCCGAGGGCACCGTGCACTACGACACCATCGGGGTCATCCAGGGCATGCGGAATCTTCCGGCACGGTTCACTCCGGGTAAGAAACTGGGGCCAGGCTTGGACGAAACCCTGGAAAAGCTGCAGCGCATCTGCAATGAGCAGGAGTTGGCCCGACCGATCACCGAACGCAAGGAAGCCGCCGTCATCGACTGA
- a CDS encoding hemophore-related protein, producing the protein MIKVSFKYIAAAVGGLALSVPLVTGVASAQPDFSGVVNTTCSYEQVMAALNAQRPDLAQQFNASPFAQGALRNFLASGPVERQQTVAQLQASPAAQEYFGPINSIAGSCNNY; encoded by the coding sequence GTGATCAAGGTTTCTTTCAAGTACATCGCGGCCGCTGTCGGCGGACTGGCGCTTTCCGTTCCGCTGGTGACCGGGGTCGCGTCGGCGCAACCCGATTTCAGCGGCGTGGTCAACACGACATGTAGCTACGAGCAGGTGATGGCGGCGCTCAACGCGCAGCGTCCCGACCTGGCCCAGCAGTTCAACGCTTCCCCTTTCGCCCAGGGAGCGCTGCGCAACTTCCTGGCCTCGGGTCCGGTCGAGCGTCAGCAGACGGTGGCACAGCTGCAGGCGAGCCCGGCCGCCCAGGAGTACTTCGGGCCGATCAACTCGATCGCGGGTAGCTGCAACAACTACTGA
- a CDS encoding spirocyclase AveC family protein encodes MNIDFLIKAGVAFGYLSGLGFLAIGIYLSCRRGRLHPLLLLCISALSFSWIEAPYDWAMYAQFPPALPRMPSWWPLNMTWGGLPSAVPVGYMGYFVLPAIIGAALGRSASRKWNWRRPQTLLLVGFAVGFCWALFFNAIIGARLGLFYYGYVIEGLGLWEGTKHQYPIYDAIAMGVQMMVFTYLLGRTDAQGRNVIEMWADEISKTRVQSAVLSVIAVVVVGHAVYASVFLPHLVTKLGGWVTVGPTEQLFPGVPNQPQ; translated from the coding sequence GTGAACATCGACTTCCTGATCAAGGCCGGAGTTGCCTTCGGGTACCTCAGCGGTTTGGGATTCCTGGCCATCGGGATATACCTGAGCTGTCGGCGCGGGCGACTGCATCCCTTGCTGTTGCTGTGCATCTCGGCGCTGTCGTTCTCGTGGATCGAGGCGCCCTACGACTGGGCGATGTATGCCCAGTTCCCGCCAGCGCTACCGCGGATGCCGTCGTGGTGGCCGCTGAACATGACCTGGGGCGGACTGCCCTCAGCGGTACCGGTCGGCTACATGGGGTACTTCGTGCTGCCGGCGATCATCGGTGCGGCATTGGGGCGCTCGGCGAGCCGGAAGTGGAATTGGCGACGTCCGCAGACACTGCTGCTGGTGGGCTTCGCCGTCGGGTTCTGCTGGGCCCTGTTCTTCAACGCGATCATCGGTGCGCGGTTGGGTCTCTTCTATTACGGCTACGTCATCGAAGGGCTGGGCCTGTGGGAGGGGACCAAACACCAGTACCCGATCTACGACGCCATCGCGATGGGCGTGCAGATGATGGTGTTCACCTACCTGCTGGGCCGCACCGATGCCCAGGGCCGCAATGTCATCGAGATGTGGGCGGACGAGATCTCGAAGACCCGGGTGCAGTCAGCAGTGCTGTCGGTGATCGCCGTCGTCGTGGTCGGCCACGCGGTCTACGCGTCGGTGTTCTTGCCACACCTGGTCACCAAGTTGGGTGGATGGGTGACTGTCGGCCCGACCGAGCAGTTGTTCCCCGGCGTACCCAACCAGCCGCAGTAG